In a single window of the Syngnathus typhle isolate RoL2023-S1 ecotype Sweden linkage group LG19, RoL_Styp_1.0, whole genome shotgun sequence genome:
- the LOC133143531 gene encoding dnaJ homolog subfamily C member 13-like isoform X2 produces the protein MNVLKDNKDLACYYTTKHSWRGKYKRVFSVGTHGITTYNPTTLEVTNQWPYGDICGIGPVGKGQGTEFSLTFRKGTGKKSETLKFSTEHRTELLTEALRFRTEFSEGKITGRRYNCYKHHWSDTRKAVSLEVTPGGIDQIDPHTNRVLCSYDYRNVEGFAETSDYQGGFCILYGGFGRLHLFASEHRDDIIRSAIEHAGNFIGIVLRLRKETLTFESFVTERFGKYSSDESITSLAEFVVQKITPRHQEPVKRILALTETCLVERDPASYNIVTIKPFGEVFALICDVDNPQVFTVEFIRGQIRKFSSTERDSLLASLLDGVRASGNRDVCVKMAPTRRGQRWGLLCMPVDEEVESLHLKFLAAPPNGNFADAVFRFNANISYSGVLHAVTQDGLFSENKEKLINNAVLALLSQEAELPALNAELESHFQAIRRLVASKAGFQAFTQLPKFREKLGVKTVKALKRNNNGVTHAAIDMLCALMCPMHDDYDLRQEQLNKASLLSSKKFLENLLEKFITNVDQGSGALVISSLLDFLTFALCAPYSETTEGQQFDMLLEMVASNGRTLFKLFQHPSMAIVKGAGLVMKAIIEEGDKEIATKMQELALSEGALPRHLHTSLFTISADQRMLTNRQLSRHLVGLWTAENPVAMNLLKRILPTGLLAYMDSSDSVPEKDVDRMHVRDNLKIATDLLNRNKVPEWQRIAGKAAKEVEKFAKEKADLVLMHWRDKMGIAQKENANQKPVILRKRRQRIKIEANWELFYYRFQLDHARSNLIWNLKTREELRDALEGEMRAFNVDRELGNATVISWNHQEFEVKYECLSDEIKIGDYYLRLLLEEDENAESSAIKRSYEFFNELYHRFLLTPKVTMKCLCLQALTIVYGKCFEEIGPFTDTKYIVGMLDRCTDKLERDRLILFLNKLILNRKNVKDVMDSNGVRILVDLLTLAHLHTSRATVPLQSNVLEASPDMKRESEKEWYFGNADKERRGPFSFEEMQESWTTGVLTAKTRCWAQGMDGWRPLQAVPQLKWCLLATGQAVMNETDLATLILNMLITMCSYYPSRDQDNAIIRPLPKIKRMISDSACLPHIVQLLLTFDPILVEKVANVLYLVMQDNPNLQRLYLTGVFFFIMMYTGSNVLPVARFLKYTHLKQAFKSEESKGQDIVQRSVLGPALPEAMVCYLENYEAERFSEIFLGEFDTPEAIWSCEMRRMMIEKIAAHIADFSPRLQSNTRALYQYCPIPVVSFPQLDNELFCNIYYLRHLCDTVHFPDWPIRDAVKLLKDTLDAWKREVEKKPPSMSIDDAYEVLNLPKGQGIHEESKIRKAYFRLAQKYHPDKNPDGRDMFEKVNKAYEFLCTKSARVLDGPDPENIILILKTQSILFNRHKDDLEPYKYAGYPMLIKTITMETQDDQLFSKTSPLLPAAAELAFHTVNCSALNAEELRRENGIEVLLEAFSRCVSVLTASSKADDMAVQVCGHICKCYSVAAQFEECREKMIELPYIIRDLCHILYYGKGLPKTAALAVQCVSSFAVDFFLQTQLYHAGVLWHLLVHLFNYDYTLEESGVQTSQDSNQQEVANYLAKLSLVSLSRLGGYLPLPRGLDGGDLAPETNGVETVPPENPTIRKSLAALLTPYISRKLGTGSSPEVLKLLNSNTENPYLIWNNGTRAELLEFLEGQQEDNIKRGENDESFGAEFTFSEHSKELIVGEIFVRVYNEQPTFPLEHPKAFAASLLDYVGSQAQYLHTLLAMSQSNKVESQQHAERLRFAEMALEALRNVIKNNPGSETECIGHFKLLFSLLRVHGAGRVQQLVLEVVNTVTSNQECVSNIAESLVLSNLLLLLHSLPSSRQMVLETLHALTSNTKIVKEAMAKGALIYLLDLFCNCTHPQVRTQTAELFSKMTSDKLVGPKVRLTLIRFLPSVFMDAMRDNAEAAVHIFEGTHENPELIWNDSSRETVSTTVREMMLEHFKQQKDNPDINWKLPEDFTVAYGAGQGELEVGGVFLRIFIAQPGWVLRKPRDFLVSLLETLTELLEKNNPNGEALETVTTAAVCLFSTQAQLADQVPPLGHLPRILAALNHKNNAIPKSSIRLIHVLSDNELCVRSMSALEAIGPLMTGMKARADMAGLACEALNRMFQKEQTELVAQALRVDLVPYLLKLLEGIGLETVDNPSATKAQIVKALKSMTRSLQYGEQVNEILAKSSVWSAFKDQKHDLFINESQTAGYLTGPGVAGYLTAAGSGTTVLPSSPPPVDSDQG, from the exons ATGAATGTCCTGAAAGACAACAAGGACCTGGCCTGCTACTACACCACCAAGCACTCCTGGAGGGGGAA GTACAAGCGCGTCTTCTCTGTGGGCACGCATGGCATCACCACGTACAACCCCACCACGCTGGAAGTGACAAATCAG TGGCCTTATGGAGACATTTGTGGAATCGGGCCAGTGGGAAAAGGCCAGGGAACGGAGTTCAGCCTGACCTTCCGAAAAGGCACCGGCAAAAAGTCAGAGACACTCAAGTTCTCCACTGAGCATCGAACGGAGCTGCTCACCGAAGCACTG AGATTCCGAACTGAATTTTCAGAAGGGAAAATCACTGGCAGG CGGTACAACTGCTACAAGCACCACTGGAGCGACACGCGCAAGGCCGTCAGCTTAGAGGTGACGCCGGGCGGCATCGACCAGATTGACCCACACACCAACCGGGTGCTGTGCTCCTATGACTACCGCAACGTGGAAGGCTTCGCCGAGACCTCCGACTACCAGGGCGGCTTCTGCATCCTTTACGGCGGCTTCGGCAGGCTG CATCTGTTTGCCTCGGAGCACCGCGACGACATCATCCGCAGCGCCATCGAGCACGCCGGCAACTTCATTGGCATCGTGCTGCGGCTGCGGAAGGAGACGCTCACCTTTGAGAGTTTTGTGACCGAGCGATTTGGGAAGTACAGCTCAGACGAGAGCATCACCTCGCTGGCCGAGTTTGTGGTGCAAAAGATCACCCCGCGCCACCAG GAGCCCGTGAAACGCATCTTAGCGCTGACCGAGACGTGCTTGGTGGAGAGAGATCCGGCTTCCTACAACATCGTCACCATCAAGCCATTCGGAGAG GTGTTTGCGCTCATCTGCGATGTCGACAACCCTCAAGTGTTTACAGTGGAATTCATCAGAGGCCAAATCAGGAAGTTCTCCTCCACAGAACG GGATTCTCTTCTGGCCAGCCTGCTGGACGGCGTGCGCGCTTCGGGCAACAGGGATGTGTGCGTCAAGATGGCGCCCACGCGGCGCGGCCAGCGATGGGGCCTCCTGTGCATGCCCGTGGACGAGGAGGTGGAGAGTCTGCACCTCAAGTTCCTGGCTGCGCCTCCAA ATGGCAACTTTGCCGACGCAGTGTTCCGCTTCAACGCCAACATCTCCTACAGCGGCGTGTTGCACGCAGTCACACAAGAC GGTCTGTTCTCGGAGAACAAAGAGAAGCTGATCAACAACGCCGTCCTGGCCCTTCTGTCGCAAGAGGCCGAGCTGCCTGCGCTCAACGCCGAGCTGGAGAGCCACTTCCAGGCCATCCGCCGCCTGGTGGCCTCCAAGGCCGGCTTCCAGGCCTTCACTCAGCTACCAAA GTTCCGGGAGAAATTAGGAGTAAAGACGGTGAAAGCTTTAAAGAGGAACAACAACGGCGTGACGCACGCTGCTATCGACATGCTTTGCGCCCTGATGTGT CCCATGCACGACGACTACGACCTGAGGCAGGAGCAGCTCAACAAGGCGTCCCTGCTGTCATCCAAGAAGTTCCTGGAAAACCTGCTTGAAAAATTCATCACCAATGTG GACCAAGGAAGCGGAGCTTTGGTCATCAGTTCACTGCTGGACTTTTTAACCTTCGCCTTGTGCGCCCCCTACAGCGAGACCACCGAGGGCCAGCAGTTTGACATGCTGCTGGAGATGGTGGCCTCCAACGGACGCACGCTCTTCAAACTCTTCCAG CATCCCTCTATGGCCATCGTCAAGGGAGCCGGCTTGGTGATGAAGGCCATCATTGAG GAAGGAGACAAAGAAATCGCCACCAAGATGCAGGAGCTGGCTTTGAGCGAGGGCGCCCTTCCTCGCCACCTGCACACCTCCTTGTTCACCATCAGCGCCGACCAAAGGATGCTCACCAACAG ACAGCTAAGCCGTCACCTGGTGGGACTGTGGACCGCAGAAAACCCCGTCGCCATGAATCTCCTCAAGAGAATACTG CCGACTGGCCTGCTGGCCTACATGGACAGTTCCGATTCGGTGCCGGAGAAAGACGTGGATCGAATGCACGTTCGAGATAACTTGAAAATCGCCACG GACCTACTCAACCGCAACAAGGTGCCCGAGTGGCAGCGGATAGCCGGGAAAGCAGCCAAAGAGGTGGAGAAGTTCGCCAAGGAGAAGGCCGATCTGGTCCTCATGCACTGGAGGGACAAGATGGGCATCGCTCAGAAGGAG AATGCCAACCAAAAGCCCGTCATCCTGAGAAAACGACGACAGCGGATCAAGATCGAAGCCAACTGGGAGCTTTTTTACTACAG ATTCCAGCTGGACCACGCCCGCTCCAACCTCATCTGGAATCTGAAGACCAGGGAGGAACTGCGGGATGCGCTGGAAGGCGAAATGCGTGCCTTCAACGTGGACCGCGAGCTGGGCAACGCCACCGTCATCTCCTGGAACCACCAAGAGTTTGAG GTGAAGTATGAGTGCCTTTCCGATGAGATCAAAATAGGCGACTATTACTTGCGCCTCCTGCTGGAGGAGGATGAAAATGCCGAATCCAGTGCCATCAAGAGATC GTACGAGTTCTTCAACGAGCTCTACCACCGCTTCCTGCTGACGCCCAAAGTCACCATGAAGTGCCTGTGCCTCCAGGCGCTCACCATCGTGTACGGCAAGTGCTTCGAAGAGATCGGCCCCTTCACAGACACCAAATACATCGTGGGCATGCTGGACCGG TGTACGGACAAGCTGGAAAGAGACAGGCTCATCCTCTTCTTGAACAAGCTGATTCTCAACAGG AAAAACGTGAAAGACGTGATGGACTCTAACGGGGTGCGCATCCTGGTGGACCTGCTCACCTTGGCCCACCTGCATACCAGCAGAGCGACGGTGCCGCTGCAG AGTAACGTCTTGGAAGCGTCGCCTGACAtgaagcgagagagcgagaaggAGTGGTATTTTGGCAACGCAGACAAGGAAAGAAGAGGACCTTTCAGTTTTGAAGAG ATGCAAGAGTCTTGGACGACGGGCGTCCTGACGGCCAAGACCCGATGCTGGGCCCAGGGCATGGACGGCTGGCGCCCCCTGCAGGCTGTGCCGCAGCTCAAGTGGTGCCTGCTGGCAACGGGGCAGGCGGTGATGAACGAGACGGACTTGGCGACGCTCATCCTCAACATGCTCATCACCATGTGCTCCTACTACCCCAGCAG GGATCAAGATAATGCCATTATTCGCCCATTACCAAAGATCAAGAGGATGATAAGTGACAGCGCTTGCCTGCCTCATATTGTGCAG cttctCTTGACGTTTGACCCCATCCTGGTGGAGAAGGTGGCCAACGTGCTGTACCTGGTGATGCAGGACAACCCCAACTTGCAGCGGCTCTACTTGACCGGAGTCTTCTTTTTCATCATGATGTACACGGGCTCCAACGTGCTTCCCGTGGCAAG GTTCCTGAAGTACACTCACTTGAAACAAGCCTTTAAATCTGAAGAG TCCAAAGGTCAGGACATCGTGCAGCGCAGCGTTCTCGGACCGGCCCTTCCCGAAGCCATGGTGTGCTACCTGGAGAACTACGAGGCCGAGCGCTTCTCTGAGATCTTCCTGGGAGAATTCGACACCCCCGAGGCCATCTGGAGCTGCGAGATGAG GCGGATGATGATCGAGAAGATAGCCGCGCATATTGCCGACTTCAGCCCGAGGCTGCAGAGCAACACGCGCGCCCTCTACCAGTACTGCCCCATCCCCGTCGTCAGCTTCCCTCAGCTGGACAACGAGCTCTTCTGCAACATCTACTACCTCCGACACCTGTGCGACACCGTCCACTTTCCCGATTGGCCTATTCGAGATGCC GTGAAGCTGCTGAAAGACACACTTGATGCATGGAAGAGGGAGGTGGAGAAGAAGCCCCCCTCAATGTCAATAGATGACGCTTACGAAGTTCTCAACCTCCCCAAAGGACAAGGAAT TCATGAGGAGAGCAAGATCAGAAAGGCCTACTTCAGGCTGGCGCAGAAGTACCATCCAGACAAGAACCCTGATGGCAGG GACATGTTTGAGAAAGTCAACAAGGCCTACGAGTTCCTTTGCACAAAGTCTGCACGGGTCCTCGACGGCCCCGACCCGGAAAACATTATCCTCATCCTCAAGACCCAAAGCATCCTTTTCAACCGGCACAAAGACG ATCTGGAGCCCTACAAGTACGCCGGCTACCCCATGCTCATCAAAACCATCACCATGGAGACCCAAGACGACCAGCTTTTCTCCAAGACCTCGCCGCTCCTGCCAGCCGCCGCCGAACTGGCCTTTCACACCGTCAACTGCTCGGCGCTCAACGCCGAGGAACTGCGGCGCGAGAATGGAATCGAG GTCTTGCTGGAGGCGTTTTCCCGCTGTGTCTCCGTGTTGACTGCATCCAGCAAAGCGGACGACATGGCCGTTCAG GTGTGCGGGCACATCTGCAAGTGCTACAGCGTGGCGGCGCAATTTGAGGAATGCCGAGAAAAGATGATCGAGCTGCCTTACATCATCAGAGACCTCTGTCACATTTTGTACTACGGAAAG GGTCTCCCGAAAACGGCAGCCTTGGCGGTACAGTGCGTCAGCTCCTTTGCGGTGGACTTCTTCCTGCAGACGCAACTGTACCACGCCGGCGTGCTCTGGCACTTGCTGGTGCACCTCTTCAACTACGACTACACACTGGAGGAGAGCGGCGTCCAGACCAGCCAGGACAGCAACCAGCAGGAGGTGGCCAACTACCTGGCCAAGCTCAGCCTGGTGTCCCTCAGCCGCCTGGGGGGCTACCTGCCCTTGCCGCGCGGCCTCGACGGCGGCGACCTCGCGCCGGAGACCAACGGAGTAGAAACCGTCCCCCCGGAGAACCCCACCATCCGCAAAAGCCTGGCCGCTTTGCTGACACCGTACATATCCAGGAAGCTGGGAACGGGATCTTCACCTGAG GTCTTGAAACTGCTGAACAGCAATACAGAGAACCCCTACCTCATCTGGAACAACGGCACGCGAGCCGAGCTGCTCGAGTTCCTGGAGGGTCAACAAGAGGACAACATTAAAAGA GGGGAGAACGACGAGAGCTTCGGTGCGGAATTTACCTTCAGCGAGCACAGCAAAGAGCTCATCGTCGGCGAGATCTTTGTGCGTGTTTACAACGAGCAACCAACGTTCCCACTTGAG CATCCCAAAGCGTTTGCCGCGAGCCTGCTGGACTACGTGGGCTCGCAGGCGCAGTACCTGCACACGCTGCTGGCCATGAGCCAAAGCAACAAGGTGGAGTCGCAGCAGCACGCCGAGCGTCTCCGCTTTGCCGAGATGGCTCTGGAGGCTCTCCGCAACGTCATCAAGAACAACCCCG GTTCTGAGACTGAGTGCATCGGCCATTTCAAGTTGCTCTTCTCGCTGCTGCGGGTTCACGGCGCCGGCAGGGTGCAGCAGCTTGTGCTGGAG GTCGTCAATACGGTGACGTCCAATCAAGAATGCGTGAGCAACATTGCTGAGTCGCTGGTGCTGTCCAACCTCCTCTTGCTGCTGCACTCCCTCCCATCGA GCAGGCAAATGGTGTTGGAAACGCTCCATGCTTTGACATCCAACACCAAAATAGTCAAGGAAGCCATGGCCAAAG GTGCGCTCATCTACTTGCTCGATCTCTTCTGTAACTGCACGCACCCTCAGGTTCGCACACAGACGGCTGAGCTTTTCTCCAAGATGACTTCGGACAAGCTGGTCGGGCCCAAG GTCCGCCTGACTCTGATCCGTTTCCTCCCGAGCGTGTTCATGGACGCCATGCGGGACAACGCCGAGGCGGCTGTGCACATCTTTGAGGGAACGCACGAGAATCCCGAACTCATCTGGAACGACAGCTCCCGCGAGACCGTGTCCACTACCGTGCGGGAGATGATGCTTGA GCACTTCAAACAGCAGAAGGATAATCCTGACATCAACTGGAAA CTGCCAGAGGACTTCACTGTGGCCTACGGAGCTGGCCAGGGCGAGCTGGAAGTGGGCGGAGTCTTTTTGCGGATCTTTATCGCGCAGCCCGGCTGGGTGCTGCGCAAGCCTCGCGACTTCCTGGTGTCGCTCTTGGAGACGCTGACAGAGCTGCTGGAGAAGAACAATCCCAAC GGGGAGGCACTGGAGACGGTCACCACGGCAGCCGTGTGTCTGTTCAGCACGCAGGCGCAGCTGGCTGATCAGGTTCCTCCGCTAGGTCACTTGCCTCGCATCTTAGCCGCGCTCAACCACAAGAACAACGCCATCCCCAAGAGCTCCATCCGCCTCATCCACGTGCTTTCGGATAACGAG cTCTGCGTACGCTCCATGTCCGCCCTGGAGGCCATCGGTCCTCTGATGACCGGAATGAAGGCCCGTGCAGACATGGCCGGGCTGGCCTGCGAGGCGCTGAACCGCATGTTCCAGAAAGAGCAGACGGAACTGGTGGCTCAG GCTCTCCGAGTGGACCTGGTTCCGTACCTCCTGAAGCTCCTGGAAGGTATTGGCCTGGAGACCGTGGACAACCCGTCGGCCACCAAGGCCCAAATCGTGAAGGCGCTCAAATCCATGACGCGCAGTTTGCAATACGGAGAACAG GTGAATGAGATCTTGGCCAAGTCCTCCGTTTGGAGTGCCTTCAAGGACCAGAAGCACGATCTCTTCATTAATGAGTCTCAGACTGCAGGCTACCTGACAG GGCCAGGAGTAGCCGGTTACCTCACGGCAGCAGGCAGCGGCACCACCGTACTGCCCAGCAGCCCGCCCCCGGTAGACAGCGATCAAGGCTGA